Part of the Deltaproteobacteria bacterium genome, TCCTTAAAGGCGATGGCTGCGGCATAGAGGGCCGACCAGTCTTGTGACGAGATAGCTGCTGGTTTACTCATACGTTCTCCTTGGGACGAGATCTCAGGTCAGCGTGCTAACCCAATCTCGCGACTACTCGGAGAAATGGTCATGAATCTGTTGTGGGTGCAAGACCTGTCAGTGCTAAGAACGCGATGTTTGTTCCAGCCAACCTGCCGAGAACTCCATCCTTTGACGTTATCCCTTTTCCTCTTCGATACTGCATGTTACATAGCGAACGAAACGGGGACCGCAACACAGCGGAGGGGGCAATGTCAGAACAGGGGAACTATCAGTACGACATTTTCGCATGGAGGAAGCGGCGAAGAACAGTCGCCATACAATTGCGGTACTGACACAAAAACGGGTGGACAGTGACTGGTCGCAATTTGAAGTCTTGATTACCACGGCAATAGATCCAATCGGAAGGCTGCAAAGGCTGATGCCACTGTTACAGGAAAACTGTGAAATACCGGAACGTCTCAAGTTTCGCAGCTATGCCGACTTTCGTTCTCCTGATGAACAAACCTGGCAACACCTCCCACGCAGCGTTGGAGATGTTGCAGCGGGATGATGTGGTGACAGTTGTTGGTGGCAAATGTTGTTATGCAGTTAAGCTGATGCGGCGCTGGGTGGTCAGTGGCTTGGCAACGTAACGATCCATGGCGGCTTACGAGGCCGGAAACGCCGCTCTTATTCCGGGCTTAGTACTCATGCAAATGCTCACGTACGATAAGCTTGAGCATTGTTTGGTATCCCAATCCGCGCTTACTCCCTTTCTCTCGCAACTGTTCGACTAACTCCGGCTCAAGCAGAATTGAGGTGGGATGGCCCTTAGGTCGAAGTACGACTGGTCTGACGCCCGAAGCGCGGATGTCGCCCCCGAGATCTCGGGTCTCAAACTCTTCGATCTGTCTATCTTTACTCTTCTTTTGCACTGTCCTCTTTGAGGGCGTCTTCATAAATCCTTCGCTCCTGGCGACGCATAGGCCGACAACTGATTGGTCGGAGCTTATCTCCACGCCGGGTGAATACTAAGGCAAGTCGACGACTCTCAGCATCCTGCTCCAATGCTAGCCAGCGTAGTTCGGGGTGAGTAGGTT contains:
- a CDS encoding BrnT family toxin; the protein is MKLVDDPETAEWLGQFTGRAEDFDWDKGNQTKNRKHGVEHADIEALFRFSLVFIGRILEPTHPELRWLALEQDAESRRLALVFTRRGDKLRPISCRPMRRQERRIYEDALKEDSAKEE